One bacterium genomic window carries:
- a CDS encoding thioredoxin domain-containing protein → MNGSPILLSFLDIFSIISYTHPVTQKTHPSRLVGLVVLILTFYMAWRYYGGEVNHIKEEGSKPMNHLAKEKSPYLLQHKDNPVHWYAWGPQAFEAAKKQNKLIFLSIGYSTCHWCHVMEHDSFEKQEVADALNKDYIAIKVDREERPDVDQIYMDAVVAMTGRGGWPMSVFLTPDLKPFYGGTFFWKDQFLKVLEKIQEAWLTQKDEIFKTANDLTAHLSADSTSSQNLPTQKAFMEALHVFGARFDPVYGGYSGAPKFPRSIDLNLLMRIFRRTGNAESLHMVELTLDKMAQGGMYDHVGGGFARYSTDTKWLVPHFEKMLYDNALLTLTYLEAYQLTKKEHYKIIARETLDYVLRDMTSSEGGFYSAEDADSEGVEGKFYLWTIAELQQILSDQEYEAIVKAYHVQQNGNYHAEFEEGIEGGNILYATDNLIWDSKQSGPLKAALQKLFEVREKRIHPHKDDKILTDWNGLMIAAMAKAYAVLGDERYLEAAQKAASFIQTHLDKHDKLLRRYRDKDARVHAMLSDYAYLNWGLIELFLADGDARWMSWAQSLQSRMDASFWDEKSGNYFYGRGDDSSLVIRSKELHDNATPSANSVALYNLVKLVPLTGNGEYQTKVDAMFKSLGDKLIKYPAGFAMAMLAFDYETDISKEIVIVGDDQYILEAINRGFYPNIMVVSKNKSNENLALMKGRMALDGKTTYYVCEKSVCNAPTINGIDVLKQLEKVKPYE, encoded by the coding sequence TTGAACGGCTCTCCGATTCTTTTGTCTTTTCTCGACATTTTTAGCATCATCAGTTACACCCATCCGGTGACACAAAAAACTCATCCTTCACGCTTGGTTGGATTAGTAGTGCTCATTCTTACCTTTTACATGGCCTGGCGCTACTATGGAGGAGAGGTGAATCACATCAAAGAAGAAGGCTCTAAACCCATGAACCATTTAGCCAAAGAAAAAAGTCCGTATTTACTTCAACACAAAGATAATCCCGTGCACTGGTATGCGTGGGGGCCACAGGCTTTTGAGGCGGCAAAAAAGCAAAACAAACTCATATTTTTAAGTATTGGTTATAGCACTTGCCATTGGTGCCACGTGATGGAGCACGATTCATTTGAAAAGCAAGAAGTGGCAGATGCTTTAAACAAAGATTACATTGCCATTAAAGTAGATCGCGAAGAACGCCCCGATGTGGATCAAATTTATATGGATGCGGTAGTGGCTATGACGGGGCGGGGCGGATGGCCTATGAGCGTGTTTTTAACACCCGATTTAAAACCTTTTTATGGCGGAACCTTTTTTTGGAAAGATCAGTTTTTAAAGGTTTTGGAAAAAATTCAGGAAGCCTGGCTTACACAAAAAGATGAAATTTTTAAAACGGCCAATGATCTTACCGCGCATTTATCGGCCGATAGTACTTCTTCCCAAAATTTACCCACACAAAAAGCCTTTATGGAGGCGCTGCATGTTTTTGGAGCGCGTTTTGATCCGGTTTATGGTGGTTATTCGGGAGCCCCCAAATTTCCGCGTAGTATCGATTTAAATTTACTGATGCGCATTTTTCGTCGCACGGGTAATGCCGAATCGTTGCATATGGTAGAGTTAACGCTCGATAAAATGGCACAAGGTGGAATGTACGATCATGTGGGTGGCGGTTTTGCCCGTTATTCTACCGATACCAAATGGTTGGTGCCACACTTTGAAAAAATGCTCTACGATAATGCTCTGCTTACACTTACTTATTTAGAAGCGTATCAGCTTACAAAAAAAGAACATTACAAAATAATTGCCAGAGAAACACTCGATTATGTGTTGCGCGATATGACAAGCTCCGAAGGGGGCTTTTATTCGGCCGAAGATGCCGATAGTGAAGGCGTGGAAGGAAAGTTTTATTTATGGACAATAGCGGAGTTACAGCAAATTCTTTCCGATCAAGAGTATGAGGCTATTGTTAAGGCATACCATGTACAACAAAATGGAAATTATCATGCAGAATTTGAAGAAGGTATAGAAGGTGGAAATATTTTGTATGCTACCGATAATTTAATTTGGGATTCTAAACAAAGCGGCCCATTAAAAGCAGCGCTTCAAAAATTATTTGAGGTGCGTGAAAAAAGAATTCATCCCCATAAAGACGATAAAATTTTAACTGATTGGAATGGTCTTATGATTGCCGCCATGGCCAAGGCTTATGCGGTTTTGGGCGATGAGCGTTATTTAGAGGCGGCACAAAAGGCGGCATCTTTTATTCAAACTCATCTCGATAAACACGATAAACTTTTACGTCGTTATCGCGATAAAGATGCGCGTGTTCATGCCATGTTATCCGATTATGCCTATTTAAATTGGGGGCTCATCGAACTCTTTTTGGCCGATGGCGATGCCCGTTGGATGAGCTGGGCCCAAAGTTTACAAAGCCGTATGGATGCATCATTTTGGGATGAAAAAAGCGGTAATTATTTTTATGGACGGGGCGATGATAGCTCGCTTGTTATTCGCAGCAAGGAATTACACGATAATGCTACACCGTCGGCCAACTCGGTAGCGCTTTATAATTTGGTTAAATTAGTGCCGCTTACGGGTAATGGTGAGTATCAAACTAAAGTAGACGCAATGTTTAAAAGCTTGGGTGATAAACTTATTAAATACCCGGCCGGTTTTGCCATGGCTATGCTGGCGTTTGATTATGAGACAGATATCTCTAAAGAAATTGTTATTGTTGGGGACGATCAATATATATTAGAAGCCATCAACAGGGGTTTTTATCCTAATATTATGGTTGTGAGTAAAAATAAAAGTAATGAAAATTTAGCTTTAATGAAGGGGCGCATGGCTCTGGACGGAAAAACCACTTACTATGTTTGTGAAAAATCGGTATGTAATGCACCCACAATCAACGGAATAGATGTGTTAAAGCAATTAGAAAAAGTAAAACCCTATGAGTGA